One genomic segment of Stigmatella erecta includes these proteins:
- a CDS encoding serine/threonine protein kinase, which yields MAELFLAQEPPKPDLVVLKRILPYLSEEPEFVQMFLDEARIAAQLHHPNIVQVSELGRLENTIFIAMEFVEGIDLRRVMQEEGKFGANVPYGVAAAVCAQVASGLDYAHHSIGVDGRPLQLIHRDVSPQNVMLAYDGRVKLVDFGIAKAGAFVERSKPGVIKGKFLYLSPEQVAQEKLDHRADIFALGTMLYEITTGKSPFAKPTTEGILFAIRSEDPPPPHLIKDDYPTELSRIIMRCLLKDRNVRYQRASEVQKDLETFLTSGTLKQSTDVADYIARLMGEEEERTVLHIPIAAPAGRKDATMPMPMGLSARPHRKPAGEKAAQPEYASEPEMPTQMSRPRPMAREEPPPPPAPREEEEEEAAYGEEEREPDDTLDPYEKRAAPLEDAAAPQAPDEEEEEEERTAVGTHPIRAWSSNDGEFTVPDRGRGSRPGMAAVPSSRRPALAIEPNTEPRARRPAAPPSRRPLAEEEDDDEDSQSISLTQPTVNQRLRPGGDDEPSRSMSQTQPTPAPRGSRPSARMVPWDDEAPDATDSGMSGEELSQPLPDEMLPDEDESTGGYGPVSEPSARRGRGLLIAVAAVALLAVFAGGLFWALSLSSGPEDEFGEDPLQPVPLRHTGGLAPEPPARPEAPPPARDPAGDEGLAAAEAGKAPAPATGDNPSGPPAGTGELLPEPPPLVEDSAPVAPQAPTAVAAATPAGKSAPASLVAVKFTTSSRTVVISVDGKRIEPNKVVSLPAGQVKVKYACSSARKPTRGSFKQILKPDDRGAIELLIPCRKGQK from the coding sequence ATGGCGGAGCTCTTTCTCGCGCAGGAACCGCCCAAGCCGGACTTGGTGGTCCTCAAGCGCATTCTTCCCTACCTCTCCGAGGAGCCGGAGTTCGTCCAGATGTTCCTGGACGAGGCGCGCATCGCCGCGCAGCTGCACCACCCGAACATCGTCCAGGTGTCGGAGCTGGGGCGGCTGGAGAACACCATCTTCATCGCGATGGAGTTCGTCGAGGGCATCGACCTGCGGCGCGTCATGCAGGAGGAGGGGAAGTTTGGCGCCAACGTGCCCTATGGCGTGGCCGCGGCCGTCTGCGCCCAGGTGGCCTCGGGGCTCGACTACGCCCACCACTCCATCGGCGTGGATGGCCGGCCGCTGCAGCTCATCCACCGGGACGTCAGCCCCCAGAACGTGATGCTCGCCTATGACGGGCGGGTGAAGCTCGTCGACTTCGGCATCGCCAAGGCTGGCGCCTTCGTCGAGCGCAGCAAGCCGGGCGTCATCAAGGGCAAGTTCCTCTACCTGTCGCCGGAGCAGGTGGCCCAGGAGAAGCTGGATCACCGGGCGGACATCTTCGCGCTCGGCACCATGCTGTACGAAATCACCACCGGCAAGAGCCCCTTCGCCAAGCCCACCACCGAGGGGATTCTCTTCGCCATCCGCTCCGAGGATCCGCCGCCCCCGCACCTCATCAAGGACGATTACCCCACGGAGCTGTCGCGCATCATCATGCGCTGCCTGCTGAAGGACCGGAACGTGCGCTACCAGCGCGCCTCGGAGGTGCAGAAGGACCTGGAGACGTTCCTCACCTCGGGCACCCTCAAGCAGAGCACGGACGTGGCCGACTACATCGCCCGGCTCATGGGCGAGGAGGAGGAGCGCACCGTCCTGCACATCCCCATCGCCGCGCCGGCGGGCCGCAAGGACGCGACCATGCCCATGCCCATGGGGCTCTCGGCGCGCCCCCACCGCAAGCCCGCAGGCGAGAAGGCCGCCCAGCCGGAGTATGCCTCCGAGCCGGAGATGCCGACGCAGATGTCGCGCCCCCGGCCCATGGCCCGCGAGGAGCCCCCGCCGCCCCCCGCGCCCCGCGAGGAGGAGGAAGAGGAGGCGGCGTACGGCGAGGAGGAGCGCGAGCCGGACGACACCCTGGACCCCTACGAGAAGCGGGCGGCCCCGCTGGAGGACGCGGCCGCGCCCCAGGCGCCGGACGAGGAGGAGGAAGAAGAGGAGCGGACCGCGGTGGGCACGCACCCCATCCGGGCCTGGTCCTCCAACGACGGCGAGTTCACCGTGCCGGATCGCGGGCGCGGCAGCCGCCCGGGGATGGCGGCCGTGCCGTCCTCGCGCCGGCCCGCCCTGGCCATCGAGCCGAACACCGAGCCGCGCGCGCGCCGTCCCGCGGCGCCCCCCTCGCGCCGGCCGCTCGCCGAGGAGGAGGACGATGACGAGGACTCCCAGTCCATCTCCCTGACGCAGCCCACGGTGAACCAGCGGCTGCGGCCCGGCGGGGACGACGAGCCCTCCCGGTCCATGTCCCAGACGCAGCCCACGCCCGCCCCGCGCGGCTCTCGCCCCTCCGCGCGGATGGTGCCCTGGGACGACGAGGCCCCGGACGCCACGGACTCGGGCATGTCCGGCGAGGAACTCTCCCAGCCGTTGCCCGACGAGATGCTTCCCGACGAGGACGAGTCCACCGGTGGGTACGGGCCGGTGTCCGAGCCTTCCGCGAGGCGGGGCCGGGGCCTGCTGATCGCCGTGGCCGCGGTGGCGCTGCTCGCCGTGTTCGCCGGAGGGCTCTTCTGGGCCCTGAGCCTCAGCTCCGGCCCCGAGGACGAGTTCGGCGAGGATCCCCTGCAGCCCGTGCCCCTGCGGCACACGGGGGGCCTGGCCCCGGAGCCTCCAGCCCGGCCCGAGGCGCCGCCGCCCGCGAGGGATCCGGCGGGGGACGAGGGCCTCGCGGCGGCGGAGGCCGGCAAGGCGCCCGCCCCCGCCACCGGAGACAACCCATCAGGTCCTCCGGCCGGCACCGGGGAGCTGTTGCCGGAGCCGCCGCCCCTCGTGGAGGACAGCGCCCCCGTGGCGCCTCAGGCCCCCACGGCGGTGGCGGCCGCCACGCCTGCCGGCAAGAGCGCCCCGGCCTCGCTGGTGGCCGTGAAGTTCACCACCTCGTCGCGCACCGTCGTCATCTCGGTGGACGGCAAGCGCATCGAACCCAACAAGGTCGTCTCCTTGCCGGCCGGCCAGGTCAAGGTGAAGTACGCCTGCTCCTCCGCCCGGAAGCCGACCCGGGGCAGCTTCAAGCAAATCCTCAAGCCGGACGACCGGGGGGCGATCGAGCTGCTCATCCCCTGCAGAAAAGGCCAGAAATAA
- a CDS encoding glycerophosphodiester phosphodiesterase yields MSRPLPPFLQGLKPTLHISHRGGALLAPENTLFAFQMAVERYRTHMLELDVHLTRDGEVVVAHDATLERCTDGTGPLAACSLAELQRLDAGFRFTPDGGRTFSFRRQGIRIPTLREVLRAFPGLRINLELKPDSPGSELVLRDVLREEGALERVCLGSEHDAVAERLVACMPEACHFYPRDALATYVMTTRNGETPPKDPRYSVLDMPLYFGEVRLVDAAFLRTAAAQGKWVNVWTVDDAGEMRRLVAEGVGGIMTDRPDTLRQILDAPSQAQ; encoded by the coding sequence ATGTCCCGCCCCCTGCCCCCGTTCCTTCAAGGCCTGAAGCCGACCCTCCACATCTCCCACCGCGGCGGGGCCCTGCTCGCGCCGGAAAACACCCTGTTCGCCTTCCAGATGGCGGTGGAGCGCTACCGCACGCACATGCTGGAGCTGGATGTCCACCTCACGCGCGACGGGGAGGTGGTGGTGGCCCACGATGCCACGCTGGAGCGCTGCACCGACGGCACCGGCCCCCTGGCCGCGTGCTCCCTGGCGGAGCTGCAGCGCCTGGATGCCGGCTTCCGCTTCACCCCGGACGGCGGCCGCACCTTCTCCTTCCGGCGCCAGGGCATCCGCATCCCCACCCTGCGCGAGGTGCTCCGGGCGTTTCCCGGCCTGCGCATCAACCTGGAGCTGAAGCCGGACAGCCCCGGCTCCGAGCTCGTCCTGCGCGACGTGCTCCGCGAGGAAGGCGCCCTGGAGCGCGTGTGCCTGGGCAGCGAGCATGACGCCGTGGCCGAACGGCTGGTGGCCTGCATGCCCGAGGCCTGCCACTTCTACCCGCGCGACGCCCTGGCCACCTACGTGATGACCACGCGCAACGGGGAGACGCCCCCCAAGGACCCGCGCTACAGCGTGCTCGACATGCCGCTGTACTTTGGCGAGGTGCGGCTCGTGGACGCGGCCTTCCTGCGCACCGCCGCCGCCCAGGGGAAGTGGGTCAATGTGTGGACGGTGGATGATGCCGGGGAGATGCGGCGCCTGGTGGCCGAAGGCGTGGGCGGCATCATGACCGACCGTCCGGATACGCTCCGTCAGATTTTGGACGCTCCTTCTCAAGCGCAGTAA
- a CDS encoding deoxynucleoside kinase encodes MARPVSRKRSPPTAPAPEPAPAVAPPAPAPAPRARNTLRAKPPKARRFLALAGNIGAGKTTAAKMISQSFGFELFDEPVIDNRFLKDYYADMRRWSFTLQLEFLIRRVEHHELIHSVRKSCVQDRTLYEDPEIFAKYLHGLGHLTNAELDLYYEYFQRLSRSILPPDRVICFEVGAVDVLLERIRTRGRAEEKGIQEQFLRGLNGYYATFPQVLQKKYGVDCLVLDVSSRDIRRGQGREEFLDRVSSFLA; translated from the coding sequence ATGGCCCGCCCCGTCTCCCGCAAGCGCTCCCCCCCCACCGCTCCGGCCCCGGAGCCGGCTCCCGCCGTGGCGCCCCCCGCCCCGGCCCCCGCGCCGCGCGCGCGCAACACGCTCCGGGCCAAGCCTCCAAAGGCCCGGCGCTTCCTGGCCCTGGCCGGCAACATCGGGGCCGGCAAGACGACGGCCGCCAAGATGATCAGCCAGTCCTTCGGCTTCGAGCTGTTCGACGAGCCGGTCATCGATAACCGGTTCCTCAAGGACTACTACGCCGACATGCGCCGCTGGAGCTTCACCCTCCAGCTGGAGTTCCTCATCCGGCGCGTGGAGCACCACGAGCTCATCCACTCGGTGCGCAAGAGCTGCGTGCAGGACCGCACGCTCTACGAGGATCCGGAGATCTTCGCCAAGTACCTGCACGGGCTGGGGCACCTGACGAACGCGGAGCTGGATCTCTACTACGAGTACTTCCAGCGCCTGTCGCGCAGCATCCTGCCGCCCGACCGGGTCATCTGCTTCGAGGTGGGCGCGGTGGATGTGCTGCTGGAGCGCATCCGCACCCGGGGGCGCGCGGAGGAGAAGGGCATCCAGGAGCAGTTCCTGCGCGGCCTCAACGGCTACTACGCCACGTTCCCGCAGGTGCTCCAGAAGAAGTACGGCGTGGACTGCCTGGTGCTGGATGTCTCCTCGCGGGACATCCGCCGGGGGCAGGGACGCGAGGAGTTCCTGGATCGCGTCTCCAGCTTCCTGGCCTGA
- a CDS encoding PAS domain-containing protein yields MALPAASNPLPQASTSKSNADELLRQADNLSAAELDTLPFGLIQLDRTGRILKFNQTEAKLARINRDRQIGRDFFDEVAPCTKVREFYGRFLQGLNQRSLYETFGFIFKFDHGWRNVAITMFYSEKTDSVWVLISQTSVTPPPGR; encoded by the coding sequence ATGGCACTCCCCGCGGCCTCGAACCCCCTGCCCCAGGCCTCGACCTCGAAGTCAAACGCGGATGAACTGTTGAGGCAGGCGGACAATCTGTCCGCCGCCGAGCTGGACACCTTGCCCTTCGGGCTCATCCAGCTGGACCGCACCGGCCGCATCCTCAAGTTCAACCAGACGGAGGCGAAGCTGGCGCGCATCAACCGCGACCGCCAGATTGGCCGCGACTTCTTTGATGAGGTGGCCCCCTGCACCAAGGTGCGTGAGTTCTACGGCCGGTTCTTGCAGGGGCTCAACCAGCGCTCGCTGTACGAGACGTTCGGCTTCATCTTCAAGTTCGACCATGGCTGGCGCAACGTGGCCATCACCATGTTCTACAGCGAGAAGACCGACTCGGTGTGGGTGCTCATTTCCCAGACGTCGGTGACGCCGCCCCCGGGGCGGTGA
- a CDS encoding acyl-CoA thioesterase, translating to MQDLTAKSPRDSEVLMTQMILPPDANNLNAAFGGKVMQWIDICGAIAAQRHCRQVVVTASMDDLHFHASIRVGWIALLRSRVLAAFHSSMEVGVTVHAENPLTGERTLTTSALMTFVALNKDGSRAQVPPLRLTTEEERGAHQEAEERRAQRLARRKESQAWLRVMAPPPGD from the coding sequence GTGCAAGACCTTACGGCCAAGAGTCCGCGCGACTCCGAAGTGCTGATGACGCAGATGATCCTTCCCCCGGACGCCAACAACCTGAACGCGGCGTTCGGCGGCAAGGTCATGCAATGGATTGACATCTGCGGGGCCATCGCGGCACAGCGCCACTGCAGGCAGGTGGTGGTGACCGCCTCCATGGACGATCTGCACTTCCATGCCTCCATTCGCGTGGGATGGATTGCCCTGCTGCGCTCGCGCGTGCTCGCCGCCTTCCACAGCTCCATGGAGGTGGGGGTCACGGTACACGCGGAGAACCCGCTCACCGGCGAGCGCACCCTTACCACCAGTGCGCTGATGACCTTCGTGGCCCTCAACAAGGACGGGAGCCGCGCCCAGGTGCCGCCCCTGCGGCTCACGACGGAGGAAGAGCGCGGGGCCCATCAGGAAGCCGAGGAGCGGCGCGCCCAGCGCCTCGCCCGCAGGAAGGAATCGCAGGCCTGGCTGCGGGTGATGGCCCCTCCGCCAGGGGACTGA
- a CDS encoding HesB/IscA family protein — MDTTTTPAPASLDVQATPLNPVRLSVAAVSQVKEVIKAQGFEGYFFSIRVVPAGCSGLGYDLNLVKEAKPNDHVWEQDGVKITTDALSSKYLLGTVVDFVTSVTGAGFKFENPNAKSSCGCGTSFTT; from the coding sequence ATGGATACGACGACCACCCCTGCTCCTGCTTCGCTGGACGTGCAGGCCACCCCCCTCAACCCGGTACGGCTCTCTGTGGCCGCGGTGTCCCAGGTGAAGGAGGTCATCAAGGCCCAGGGGTTCGAGGGCTACTTTTTCTCCATCCGCGTGGTGCCCGCAGGCTGCAGCGGCCTGGGGTACGATCTCAACCTGGTCAAGGAAGCCAAGCCGAATGATCACGTCTGGGAGCAGGACGGCGTGAAGATCACCACCGACGCGCTGAGCAGCAAGTACCTGCTGGGCACCGTGGTGGACTTCGTCACGTCCGTGACGGGCGCGGGCTTCAAGTTCGAGAACCCGAACGCCAAGTCCTCCTGCGGTTGCGGCACCTCCTTCACCACCTGA
- a CDS encoding rhodanese-like domain-containing protein: MPIPEISPAELAARLEGPAEQRPVLLDVRFAEEHEYVALPGSVLIPLTELEERAPELEPLRGRPVVVYCHHGVRSLDGAAYLRSLGLEAVSLRGGIDLYARAVDPRLPRY, translated from the coding sequence ATGCCCATTCCGGAGATTTCCCCCGCTGAGCTGGCCGCCCGCCTGGAGGGGCCCGCCGAGCAACGGCCCGTCCTCCTGGACGTGCGCTTCGCCGAGGAGCACGAGTACGTGGCCCTGCCCGGCTCGGTGCTCATTCCCCTGACCGAGCTGGAGGAGCGCGCCCCGGAGCTGGAGCCCCTCCGGGGCCGCCCCGTGGTCGTCTACTGCCACCATGGCGTCCGCAGCCTGGATGGCGCGGCGTACCTGCGGTCGCTGGGCCTCGAGGCCGTCTCGCTCCGGGGCGGCATCGATCTGTACGCGCGCGCGGTGGACCCGCGCCTGCCGCGCTACTAG
- a CDS encoding serine/threonine protein kinase, with product MTPQPFGKYQLLKKLATGGMAEVWLARQTGIEGFAKNLVVKRILPHLAEDHEFVEMFRNEALIAARFTHPNIAQVYEFGEANGTYYIAMEFVHGEDLGRVMRKAYGKDQWIARPLAIRIVAAACEGLYYAHTRTDDAGRPLKVVHRDISPQNILISFDGSVKLVDFGIAKAADQVGLTKSGAIKGKFAYMAPEQASGKALDHRADIFAIGLVLYELLTCNRPLKRETELATLQAALECSIQPPSQVADVPPGMDEVVMRALAKAADDRYRDARQFQLALEEALVREQAVASSVQISELMETLFADRLLEEKKTGNPEPNGEDSSSSANLAPPAPPPAEPAPARPSRTPPPAVADMRWEAPPGESSQRHDRPRTSTGIRPATRTSQPPSLHEEMNEYLAPQGTQVAPTPRRPGETPRRATSAGQTAVGRIPSRPEMKSPAEDTLPVRRSASRQVPLSGEEDRPAPRPSRAALALEARAKRQEEEDPYEDSERTQLPEPEPTPPPAPPPRRRTTGHVSQVRPAGEPSQPPRRRTGVLPKSSVEMREAPPRKSVVVEEDEPSSPSAPVTSKPKKALLRNPGEALKKVLAGAVVLAVAGLIFAFRDKLNIKGIDGQGILVSVDTSPKTHVTVRHSDRCGSSEPLTELGETPLKGVAGAHIQDTLVLENRQQGIYAEEELPYGEPGETKVIKREFKMGSVQLKVSPRNPGKITIRERGQDIYDFTPGIPFDLMEGPHVLELHSEKLDEPLTVEVQVKRGDTTTVSADLNAKTAKVMP from the coding sequence ATGACTCCTCAGCCTTTCGGGAAATACCAGCTTCTGAAGAAGCTCGCCACGGGCGGCATGGCCGAGGTCTGGCTTGCGCGCCAGACGGGGATTGAGGGCTTCGCCAAGAACCTGGTCGTCAAACGCATCCTGCCGCACCTGGCGGAGGACCACGAGTTCGTGGAGATGTTCCGGAACGAGGCGCTGATCGCCGCGCGCTTCACCCACCCGAACATCGCCCAGGTCTACGAGTTCGGCGAGGCCAACGGCACCTATTACATCGCCATGGAGTTCGTCCACGGCGAGGACCTGGGCCGGGTGATGCGCAAGGCCTACGGCAAGGACCAGTGGATTGCCCGCCCCCTGGCCATCCGCATCGTCGCCGCGGCGTGCGAGGGCCTGTACTACGCGCACACCCGGACGGACGACGCGGGGCGCCCCCTCAAGGTGGTGCACCGGGACATCTCCCCGCAGAACATCCTCATCAGCTTCGACGGCTCGGTGAAGCTGGTGGACTTCGGCATCGCCAAGGCCGCCGACCAGGTGGGGCTCACGAAGTCGGGCGCCATCAAGGGCAAGTTCGCCTACATGGCGCCGGAGCAGGCCTCGGGCAAGGCGCTGGACCACCGCGCGGACATCTTCGCCATCGGGCTGGTGCTCTACGAACTGCTCACGTGCAACCGCCCGCTCAAGCGCGAGACGGAGCTGGCCACGCTCCAGGCGGCGCTCGAGTGCAGCATCCAGCCGCCCTCCCAGGTGGCCGACGTGCCCCCGGGCATGGACGAGGTGGTGATGCGGGCGCTGGCCAAGGCGGCCGATGACCGCTACCGCGACGCGCGCCAGTTCCAGCTCGCCCTGGAGGAGGCCCTCGTGCGCGAGCAGGCGGTGGCCAGCTCCGTGCAGATCTCCGAGCTGATGGAGACGCTCTTCGCGGACCGGCTCCTGGAGGAGAAGAAGACCGGCAACCCCGAGCCCAACGGCGAGGACTCCAGCAGCTCGGCCAACCTGGCCCCGCCCGCGCCCCCGCCCGCGGAGCCCGCGCCCGCCCGGCCGTCGCGCACCCCGCCGCCCGCCGTGGCGGACATGCGCTGGGAGGCCCCTCCGGGGGAGAGCTCCCAGCGTCACGACCGGCCCCGCACCTCCACGGGCATCCGGCCCGCCACGCGCACCTCCCAGCCGCCCTCGCTGCACGAGGAGATGAACGAGTACCTGGCGCCGCAGGGCACCCAGGTGGCCCCCACGCCCCGGCGCCCGGGGGAGACGCCTCGCCGGGCCACGAGCGCCGGCCAGACGGCCGTCGGACGCATTCCCTCGCGCCCGGAGATGAAGAGCCCCGCCGAGGACACGCTGCCCGTGCGGCGCAGCGCCTCCCGGCAGGTGCCGCTCTCCGGGGAAGAGGACCGGCCCGCGCCCCGGCCCTCCCGCGCGGCGCTCGCGCTGGAGGCCCGGGCGAAGCGCCAGGAGGAAGAGGACCCTTACGAGGACTCCGAGCGCACCCAGTTGCCGGAGCCCGAGCCCACCCCGCCGCCCGCGCCCCCGCCCCGGCGCAGGACCACGGGCCACGTGAGCCAGGTGCGGCCCGCGGGCGAGCCCTCCCAGCCCCCGCGCCGGCGCACGGGCGTGCTCCCCAAGAGCAGCGTGGAGATGCGGGAGGCGCCCCCGCGCAAGTCCGTGGTGGTGGAGGAGGACGAGCCCTCGTCGCCTTCGGCCCCTGTGACGTCCAAGCCGAAGAAGGCCCTGCTGCGCAACCCGGGCGAGGCGCTCAAGAAGGTCCTCGCCGGGGCCGTGGTGCTCGCGGTGGCCGGGCTCATCTTCGCCTTCCGGGACAAGCTCAACATCAAGGGCATCGACGGCCAGGGCATCCTGGTGTCGGTGGACACCTCTCCGAAGACCCACGTGACGGTGCGCCACAGCGACCGGTGCGGCAGCTCCGAGCCCTTGACCGAGCTGGGCGAGACGCCCCTCAAGGGCGTGGCGGGCGCGCACATCCAGGACACGCTGGTGCTGGAGAACCGGCAGCAGGGCATCTACGCCGAGGAGGAGCTGCCCTACGGCGAGCCCGGCGAGACGAAGGTCATCAAGCGCGAGTTCAAGATGGGCTCCGTCCAGCTCAAGGTGAGCCCCCGCAACCCGGGGAAGATCACCATCCGCGAGCGGGGCCAGGACATCTACGACTTCACCCCGGGCATCCCGTTCGATCTGATGGAGGGCCCGCACGTGCTGGAGCTTCACAGCGAGAAGCTCGACGAGCCCCTGACGGTGGAGGTCCAGGTCAAGCGGGGCGACACCACCACGGTGTCGGCGGACCTGAACGCCAAGACCGCCAAGGTGATGCCCTAG